A single Raphanus sativus cultivar WK10039 unplaced genomic scaffold, ASM80110v3 Scaffold2063, whole genome shotgun sequence DNA region contains:
- the LOC130494391 gene encoding uncharacterized protein LOC130494391 isoform X2, whose product MNTSVRAALSSMKAPSKHVTTQEEKKKKKMESQGKGGLANSGKSLANRRRANREKKMDLLQDVDKLKRKLRHEENVHKALERAFTRPLGALPRLPSYLPRHTLELLAEVAVLEEEVVRLEEQVVSFRQGLYQEAVHISSKRNLESPNNSENSPVRSTKHQRSKSMSQHELKSMITPPKKHQQSLSLSRSIPSRKLFSSDQTVSGKQASPKPNVSSVTKPVDVRGKENQTSSNGLKDMNDTESLENRLKKPLIKVDDGLADQDKAQESVSESLQSGTAANRVSEDLLKCLVSIILRISSSKDIVLDPYSNCSEWRTRELGVYKSLCSVDASSIDLGRRINALFLIHRLKFLLSKLSIVNLDGLSHQQKLAFWINTYNSCVMNAFLEHGIPETPEMVVALMQKATIVVGGHSLNAITIEHFILRLPYHLKFKTCPKTATHEEMRAHSTFGLEWSEPLVTFALACGSWSSPAVRVYTAANVEEELEAAKRDYLEASVGISKKNKLMIPKVLDWYLLDFAKDVESLLDWVCLQLHGKLREEALKCMERKNKESLMELVQVVPYDFSFRLLLHQ is encoded by the exons atGAACACTAGTGTTCGAGCTGCTCTTTCCTCCATGAAAGCTCCTTCAAAGCATGTCACCACTCAA gaagagaagaagaagaagaagatggagtcTCAAGGCAAAGGAGGTCTAGCTAACTCAGGGAAGTCTCTTGCTAATAGGCGCCGAGCtaacagagaaaagaaaatggATTTGCTACAAGAT GTTGATAAACTAAAAAGGAAGCTGAGACATGAGGAGAATGTCCATAAAGCATTGGAAAGAGCTTTCACTAGACCTTTAGGAGCTTTACCTCGTCTTCCTTCTTATCTCCCTCGACAT ACACTGGAGCTTCTTGCTGAAGTAGCTGTTCTTGAAGAGGAAGTAGTTCGGTTAGAGGAGCAAGTTGTAAGCTTCAGACAAGGTCTATACCAAGAAGCTGTTCACATTTCTTCCAAGAGGAACCTTGAGAGTCCTAATAACAGCGAGAATTCCCCTGTTAGAAGCACTAAACACCAGAGATCTAAATCCATGTCACAACATGAGTTGAAATCTATGATCACTCCTCCGAAAAAGCATCAACAGTCTCTTAGTCTTAGCAGAAGCATCCCAAGTAGGAAACTCTTCTCCTCTGATCAGACAGTTAGTGGCAAACAAGCGTCGCCTAAACCAAATGTAAGCAGTGTTACTAAGCCAGTGGATGTGAGAGGGAAAGAGAATCAAACCTCTAGTAACGGTTTAAAAGACATGAATGATACAGAATCACTTGAGAACAGACTTAAGAAACCTTTGATTAAGGTAGATGATGGATTAGCAGACCAAGACAAGGCACAGGAGAGTGTCTCGGAATCGCTGCAAAGTGGAACTGCAGCAAACAGAGTTTCAGAGGATTTACTGAAATGCCTGGTGAGTATTATCTTGAGGATTAGCTCGTCCAAGGACATTGTGTTGGATCCATATAGTAACTGTTCAGAGTGGAGAACAAGGGAACTTGGTGTATACAAGAGTCTCTGTTCTGTTGATGCATCTTCCATTGATCTTGGGAGAAGAATCAATGCTTTATTTCTGATACATCGTCTCAA GTTCCTGCTTAGTAAGCTTTCCATTGTAAATCTAGATGGTCTTAGCCACCAGCAGAAGCTTGCGTTCTGGATAAATACTTATAATTCATGTGTGATGAAT GCTTTCTTGGAGCATGGGATCCCTGAGACCCCTGAGATGGTTGTAGCCCTTATGCAAAAG GCAACAATAGTTGTAGGAGGACACTCACTTAATGCTATCACAATTGAACACTTTATCTTGAGACTTCCATATCACTTAAAATTT AAGACTTGTCCCAAAACTGCAACACATGAAGAGATGAGAGCTCATAGCACATTTGGATTGGAATGGTCAGAGCCTTTGGTCACTTTTGCTCTGGCCTGTGGAAGTTGGTCCTCTCCTGCT GTAAGGGTTTATACAGCCGCTAATGTAGAGGAGGAGCTAGAAGCTGCAAAGAGAGATTATCTTGAAGCATCTGTTGGGATCTCAAAGAAGAACAAACTAATGATTCCAAAGGTATTGGATTGGTATTTGCTAGATTTTGCAAAGGATGTTGAATCGTTGCTAGATTGGGTTTGCCTTCAGTTGCATGGTAAATTAAGAGAAGAAGCTCTTAAGTGTATGGAGAGAAAGAACAAAGAGTCACTCATGGAGTTGGTTCAAGTAGTACCATATGACTTCAGTTTCAGGTTGCTATTGCATCAATGA
- the LOC130494391 gene encoding uncharacterized protein LOC130494391 isoform X1, translating into MNTSVRAALSSMKAPSKHVTTQEEKKKKKMESQGKGGLANSGKSLANRRRANREKKMDLLQDVDKLKRKLRHEENVHKALERAFTRPLGALPRLPSYLPRHTLELLAEVAVLEEEVVRLEEQVVSFRQGLYQEAVHISSKRNLESPNNSENSPVRSTKHQRSKSMSQHELKSMITPPKKHQQSLSLSRSIPSRKLFSSDQTVSGKQASPKPNVSSVTKPVDVRGKENQTSSNGLKDMNDTESLENRLKKPLIKVDDGLADQDKAQESVSESLQSGTAANRVSEDLLKCLVSIILRISSSKDIVLDPYSNCSEWRTRELGVYKSLCSVDASSIDLGRRINALFLIHRLKFLLSKLSIVNLDGLSHQQKLAFWINTYNSCVMNAFLEHGIPETPEMVVALMQKATIVVGGHSLNAITIEHFILRLPYHLKFKKTCPKTATHEEMRAHSTFGLEWSEPLVTFALACGSWSSPAVRVYTAANVEEELEAAKRDYLEASVGISKKNKLMIPKVLDWYLLDFAKDVESLLDWVCLQLHGKLREEALKCMERKNKESLMELVQVVPYDFSFRLLLHQ; encoded by the exons atGAACACTAGTGTTCGAGCTGCTCTTTCCTCCATGAAAGCTCCTTCAAAGCATGTCACCACTCAA gaagagaagaagaagaagaagatggagtcTCAAGGCAAAGGAGGTCTAGCTAACTCAGGGAAGTCTCTTGCTAATAGGCGCCGAGCtaacagagaaaagaaaatggATTTGCTACAAGAT GTTGATAAACTAAAAAGGAAGCTGAGACATGAGGAGAATGTCCATAAAGCATTGGAAAGAGCTTTCACTAGACCTTTAGGAGCTTTACCTCGTCTTCCTTCTTATCTCCCTCGACAT ACACTGGAGCTTCTTGCTGAAGTAGCTGTTCTTGAAGAGGAAGTAGTTCGGTTAGAGGAGCAAGTTGTAAGCTTCAGACAAGGTCTATACCAAGAAGCTGTTCACATTTCTTCCAAGAGGAACCTTGAGAGTCCTAATAACAGCGAGAATTCCCCTGTTAGAAGCACTAAACACCAGAGATCTAAATCCATGTCACAACATGAGTTGAAATCTATGATCACTCCTCCGAAAAAGCATCAACAGTCTCTTAGTCTTAGCAGAAGCATCCCAAGTAGGAAACTCTTCTCCTCTGATCAGACAGTTAGTGGCAAACAAGCGTCGCCTAAACCAAATGTAAGCAGTGTTACTAAGCCAGTGGATGTGAGAGGGAAAGAGAATCAAACCTCTAGTAACGGTTTAAAAGACATGAATGATACAGAATCACTTGAGAACAGACTTAAGAAACCTTTGATTAAGGTAGATGATGGATTAGCAGACCAAGACAAGGCACAGGAGAGTGTCTCGGAATCGCTGCAAAGTGGAACTGCAGCAAACAGAGTTTCAGAGGATTTACTGAAATGCCTGGTGAGTATTATCTTGAGGATTAGCTCGTCCAAGGACATTGTGTTGGATCCATATAGTAACTGTTCAGAGTGGAGAACAAGGGAACTTGGTGTATACAAGAGTCTCTGTTCTGTTGATGCATCTTCCATTGATCTTGGGAGAAGAATCAATGCTTTATTTCTGATACATCGTCTCAA GTTCCTGCTTAGTAAGCTTTCCATTGTAAATCTAGATGGTCTTAGCCACCAGCAGAAGCTTGCGTTCTGGATAAATACTTATAATTCATGTGTGATGAAT GCTTTCTTGGAGCATGGGATCCCTGAGACCCCTGAGATGGTTGTAGCCCTTATGCAAAAG GCAACAATAGTTGTAGGAGGACACTCACTTAATGCTATCACAATTGAACACTTTATCTTGAGACTTCCATATCACTTAAAATTT AAGAAGACTTGTCCCAAAACTGCAACACATGAAGAGATGAGAGCTCATAGCACATTTGGATTGGAATGGTCAGAGCCTTTGGTCACTTTTGCTCTGGCCTGTGGAAGTTGGTCCTCTCCTGCT GTAAGGGTTTATACAGCCGCTAATGTAGAGGAGGAGCTAGAAGCTGCAAAGAGAGATTATCTTGAAGCATCTGTTGGGATCTCAAAGAAGAACAAACTAATGATTCCAAAGGTATTGGATTGGTATTTGCTAGATTTTGCAAAGGATGTTGAATCGTTGCTAGATTGGGTTTGCCTTCAGTTGCATGGTAAATTAAGAGAAGAAGCTCTTAAGTGTATGGAGAGAAAGAACAAAGAGTCACTCATGGAGTTGGTTCAAGTAGTACCATATGACTTCAGTTTCAGGTTGCTATTGCATCAATGA
- the LOC108821621 gene encoding uncharacterized protein LOC108821621, translating into MSDNKDHNSDSDSDGAPEEFTQEQAKLEDAALRKIHRENKARVVLEKKESRRRLAEKITPRKSRKIDTFDDIKEEEEEEEHEEDPEALANKGFLSKNIIDFLAEREKQKNVSDSKEEEAKHPRKKKLKSSGIETVIYKEIPPPECLKTGLDFLKNRKAQVPRSSSILTNSSQALRLVTGASSAKKQPRRK; encoded by the exons ATGTCGGATAACAAAGACCACAACTCTGATTCAGACTCCGACGGTGCACCCGAGGAATTCACACAGGAA caGGCAAAGTTGGAAGATGCAGCCTTGAGGAAGATACATAGAGAGAATAAGGCTAG GGTTGTCCTGGAGAAGAAAGAGAGTCGAAGGCGTTTGGCAGAGAAGATAACGCCAAGGAAGTCACGGAAGATTGACACTTTCGATGatattaaagaagaagaagaagaagaagaacatgagGAAGACCCTGAAGCTCTTGCAAACAAGGGGTTCCTTTCCAAAAACATTATAGACTTTCTTGCAGAGCGGGAGAA ACAGAAAAACGTTTCGGATTCTAAAGAAGAAGAGGCCAAACACCCGAGAAAGAAAAAGCTAAAGAGCTCAGG TATTGAGACGGTTATATACAAGGAGATTCCACCACCGGAATGCTTGAAAACAGGGTTAGATTTCTTGAAGAATCGCAAAGCACAAGTCCCTAGATCCTCTTCAATCCTCACGAACTCAAGCCAAGCTCTCCGACTTGTCACCGGTGCTTCTTCAGCCAAGAAACAGCCACGGAGAAAATAA